The nucleotide sequence GAATGTGTCTGGTTAACAGACACTAGATAGTAAACAAGATAACAGGGAAGCAAAAGAGGCACTTAAAGAAGATTTAGTGGCAGCAGGCTGGAACTCTGAACTACTCACACTGGgaattgtttgcttttatttctaGCATCATTGACGCAACAATAAAGGAATACCTTAACCCTTTGGCGCATAAGTGTGAATGTGTAAAAAAGAACATTATCTGATTTTTCTGTAACTACCAGAGAAAAATAAGCCAGGTTTCTTTCTATAACTATTAGAACAAAATTAGCTAAGTCTTAATAAGTTTAATGAGCCAGTTATTACAACCAGGCAAGTAAATGCACATTTTCTCTCTGACTCTCACTACAGATACCTGGTATCCTTCCATCATGTGAATTTAAAATTATCAGAATGCCTGCAGAAGTTTTCTATTTGTTCTGAATCAACAGCTGATTACTATTTATTTTCTCGAACTAAAACTCTGCAAAAATAGAGCTCTAAGTTAACATCTCCTTTGTGTTTCAATAGTTTAAATTTATATAAACTTCAAATACTAAACCAGCCCCAAATAGGAgaaacaactttaaaataataGAAAAGACTAATAAccatattttttctccttctaGATGGTTCAGGAGGAAAATGTCtgcttgctattattattattattattattattattattctgttcttAGTGTTACTGTTGTTTATCATCACCATAGTGTTATTTTAGTAATGTAATTCCAGTGGCATCCGCCTACGTGTAAGCCCAAACACATAAATTGCTGGTTTTCATACAGGAGGCGATCCACCTTTATTAATAAAAACTTCACTAGCTGAATAAGCTTGTAGCCCACCTAGCTAATCGCCCACCAATCTAGCAGTTCTGTCAAGTCTTTTAAGATTGTCATCCAAAGCCTTGTTCCAGGTGCTGTCACCATCTGAGGTATGGAAGTTGGTGACTCCTCACCATTAGAATACCCTTCCCAAGGCTTGTCTGTTACCTATGTGACACCTTTTGGGCACAAACATATTTGTTTTCCAAGGCTTTTAAGAATCATTAAAACCTgaaattttaaatggttttatctGAATTGAATTCTTAACTGATATGtcctttgctgtttttattttgtatgttttcatattatgtatattgcatttttatttttattttttgtatttgtgAGCTACTGTGGTAATGAAGGTGCAGAATAAAAAAccataaaagtaaataaataagcaaagtaAGTTTAACTTGCTATGCCAGCTCAATCAGCCAGCAGTCGAGTTCATTCACTCACCAGTTATGTTTACCCACAACCACTTAGTCAGTTTGTTGCCTTCTGGTCCACCTATGCCAAGGCACTAAGGTAACCGAACATGTCTAGGTACAGATGGAGACTGGAGCAAGGGCCATATATTATTGGTTCATCTGGCTTAGGGTGGCCAGTGTGGTGCCTTCTTTTTAATACTGGACCACGACTCctctcattggccatgctgatgagagttggaatccaacaacataaggaaggcaccacattggctatccccagAGCACCGGCACTTCTTTTTTTGCtgaccatggcagccattttgtgctggcacccacaacACTTTTATCAGTGTAGAAGTACAATCACCTCATTTTTAAATAACTTACAAAAGCACTGGTTACCCCGATCCAGATCCTTGGGAACTACTGTATAATAATGGTTAAGTCCAACCGTCCAGCCAGGACTGGTCAAATGTtttcatgtgtatgtgtgtgaaaacACATGAAGATGAattatgttttgtttgtgtttgcaTTAAAACAAGAATATGCTTTTGTATGTTGCATGCCATTGTGTACAGGAAATACAAGATAGGTTGCTTGGATTCACAGATGGGCTTATTCCTCTTCTTAATATTCTGCTGTTGTATAAGAAGACTAAAGGCGAAGACAGAAATTCATTCTATGGGCACATAGAGACAGACAGAAGAAACTGAAGTTGCTGTGCCCTGGAAGTATACTGACAGCACTGATGAAAGACAGACTTTCTCCCCTCCTGGTCAAAGCATAAGGTAAACCAGTTCTGTGGGTTTTGCAGCAGAGTTCATTTACACAGCATTTATTGGCGAACAGCTGTAGCCCTTCCTCCTGGGAGCTATTTAACAATGTTCTCAAATggattgtgcttttaaaaaaagtgccaGATGAACAGATAATTGTGTGAATTTTCAAgaagcacctttttaaaaaagaaagaaaagcacaatATAGGTTTTTAACTGCTCCAGGGAGGGGGTCAGAAGGGACTACAACTGTAAGCCAATTGGCACTGCATGCAGCCAGATCTGCAACTAACTGTACATATATTGTGAAGATGGGAATAATCTGCAGCAACTGTTATTTGCAGGTACATAAGCAGCTTAAAGTTTGGAGTCCTGTGGTTTGGAGATGGTATATCAACTATTCTACACATTATGTTTACTGAAATAAATGTTTGCTTTGCTTGACAAAAGCAGAATCTTACTGCATATTAGCCTAAATTAGTTATCTGGTCATGCCTATCAAATATCTCCTCTGGCAGCATCAGGGTATTATTTTATACTCCTAGATGTGACATCATTGTAATTACCTAGAAAGACAAGTTGCAGGGTTGCTTCTTACAGAACTTCAAAAAGACATGAGTGCTCCCGCTCAAATCTCAGTTATGTGTCACCTATGAGATGTGAGAAAGCCAAGATCCACGCCTCTGTTTCAGAGACCTCATCAACATCAACATTTCAAAAAGCCTGATCCATGTATTCCCAGAGGGGTGTATTTGCCACTTCCTCAAGGCTGGATCCCATGCTACTCCAATAAGATACAGATgactatggctgcaatcctatgcccatttATTTGGCAACAAAACCCTACTAAGttaatgggacttccttccaTGTAAAAATTCACATGGAGTTGCTAGTATCAATAACTTATTATTCTAGTACTTGTTCACAGTGCATTGAATGTTGGCCATCTGGATTTAGCTTTAAAGAAAAGAGGACAGAAATGTAGTAAATAATGTTAATAAAAAAGCAAGCCACTCACGCAGTCAATGTTGTCAGACATGTTCAAGATTATGTAATTTTTGCCTGCCAGGTTGCTCCAGTCCTTGCAGGTCacctgaaaaacacacacagagaactcCATGAATTTAGCAGGAAATTATTTGGGAAGTAGTATAAACCTGTGAACATATGAAACTGCCTTGTGCTTCTAGACCACTTCTCCCAAGGTCTCATGCTGAAACCATGAGGTGTCTAAGGCTGTGTAACCACTAACCCATTTATAGCACAAAAATGTAGCTTTCCTCAATCCAGAATATTTCATGCTCATTCTCAcaatgctgctttcaatctagattgatacTTGTTTGAAAACCTTCCATGCCTTTTCCTCCCAGCACATgtcccaggtgaatgaagaagttATTGCGATCTTGGTAAACGGCCACTCACAACATCATTGGGCAGGTgtcgatacacacacacacacacacacacacacacacacacacacactccttgctTACATCtcttttcaaatggacacactctGCAGGGTAATGCTGAATCattctgcaatgaaattttgttttcagaatgaaaccagtttctcaagaagtgctgcggggcggggggggggaggtcaataGACGCAGATTCGGTGTGGACTATGTGGGGAAAAAACAAGTGCTTATTCTCCATTgtttctagaataaaatgttgtgtgtacacagcttAAGAGTGAAggtagatgtacagtggtacctcgggttaagtacttaattcgttccggaggtccgttcttaacctgaaactgttcttaacctgaagcaccaccttagctaatggggtctcctgctgccgccgcgccgccggagcccaatttctgttcttatcctggagcaaagtcttaacctgaagtactatttctgggttagtggagtgtgtaacctgaagcgtatgtaacctgaagtgtatgtaacccgaggtaccactgtatgtttgaaCAGGGGCAGGTGTGGCTCCAGTGGGCTGCCAAATAAGCTGCACTCCCCCTTGCCTTCATTTCTGAAGACACTAGTACAGATTATGGATCAAATCTTGGTTGTCCCTTCCTTTTTGCCCTTCCCAGTCAAGCTTACCCACTTCTTTCAAGTACCGGCATGTTTATCTGATCTGATCAAGTGTTTTTTGAGATATTTAaaatgctttgggaaggaggtgggagcagtggcgtagcgtgggttgtcagcacccggggcaaggcgccccctaacccgtggatttgccctaaccccagatgttgcgcccggtgcggccagccccccctgcaccccccacgctacgccactgggtgggagGGCTCTCGGACCCTGCCAGAAActcatgctgcctttccaaagcctGGTGCCATGTTTATTCGGCTTGGGGCTTGGGCGAGGGGGAAGAGTGTTGtagccaaattttggcatcactCCCCACGACAAAGCAGTGAGCAGCCCACAGGTTTCATGTCAAAGTTCTCTTGTggccacttggtatgaaaagttggaccgcccTAATCTAGTAGAAGAGGCTGCTAGTTTGAAATATAATGGGATTAGCTGACTATTTAAGTGCTCTCTTCAGGATCTCAAAGAATGAGCTAGGTTGCAAGAGCTATAACTAAGTGATGGTGCTGTCCAGGAGGGGTTAGGCATTTCTTCTGCTCCCCTCACCTGGCCGGTATGAGGGACTGGCTGATACTGGAGACAAACACACATCTGCTCTGTGTTGGATCTGTGACCTGGGAGCCTGTATGAAAACTTAATGGAgaggcaagatctgttggggtgagACCCTTCATCCTAtgctcagattgtatatatgtataaataaagacATATAttctaaagacaccacagcctcCACTTCATTCTAAGGAAACCAAACATTAGGTAAAGTGCAGGCACCTCTGGaatctctcaccactcagagattggggtagcaTGCAATAATATATTTGACAAGCATTTGCTGGCATATAGGAAAGTAATCTTGTTTCCCAAAATCTTGGCCTAAATTCTGTGTAAAGAAGTGAGTGAAGGTCTATTCTTTCCCACGTTCAGCAGCATGCATTAAAAGGAAATGTCTAAAGAACCACCTTCTCCACAGAAGCCTGCCTGAATGTTACACTCATCATCAGAGACCTCCTTCAGGTCCCCCTGCCTTGTAACATTAGGGTTGTGATGACCAGGAAGAGGGACTTCTTagtcaaaatgcatatttttaaaattccctTCCTAGGGAAACTCCCTGGGGCCAAACCTCATATCGTACCAGCACTGAGTGTGAgtgaaaattattttatttgtccAGCTTTGCAGAACGTTATCCAGCATCTTTTAACActgtgggaattttttttttattgatgctGCTGGTTTTTAGCTGTATTGTATgaaatgcttttaattttttctgctgtttttatcCTATGGTTGCAATTATTGCTTCTATGGCTATGAGCACCTAGgaggttttttttaagtgaagggcagcttacaaatatttaaaatcaatGCTTGCTTGTTAACAGGGAAAATGACACAATTCTTCATGGTCTccatataaaaaaaataagagaCAAAAGCAGAAAGTTTCCTCTGCTCCTCTCTTGTCACGAACATACACTTTAACTGAAAGACTGGAACTACCTCTTTGGGAAGGAGTATCACTTATTTCTGTAGCGCAACCTATCCTTGGTTGGCTCTACCGAACACAATAAGATGATGAGGCAGTTTGTGCTAATTGCCAGGGTGGcattccaccaccacctccttttcttttttgacagAGACAAATCTACTCTGCTATTTTCCAGATGGAACTAAATGCTAGGATGCCTTGCCTGATCACAGGAGTGGCCCATTTGAATGAATGCATTCTCACTATGGGGTCCTCAAAGACCCATCCACATATAAAGCTACACACCCATCATAGAGCACTAATTGTTCTTATGCACAACTATGCACTTGAAGGCCACATTGCTCCAGTGGGGAAAACCTCTTCTACACAATACACCACAAGTGACTCATATTCATGGCATTTTCTTATTGTCTACCTTTTAGTACCAATTGACTTTCTCATTTTGCAGATTAGAATATTAGTTTctgtataaaaataataatactgcgtGTTCACCAGAATTAATTCCCCTGAAACTAACTTCAAGGTTGAAATACATCTGTTTGTCAGCATTATTTTTCTAACCTTTAACTATGGAACAAAATACGTTGACAATAACCGCATAGAATTTGTTTCGATgatttaaaatgtattaaaacGCAGCAAATCAAGGTTGATTTCCCACAGCtcaaaggaagagaaaaacatTCCCTCTTGTTTAAATGAGGAGCCTTTTATACACGAGTACCATTTACTAGATATTGGATGAAACAGGAGTGTATGCTTTATAGAATTAATCTGAAAAAGATGCAGTTGGAAGGAATCAATGAAGAAGAGGGGATGTCTCCTACAATTCAGGAACTGAAAATTCCTGGACTATAAAACCTGGACTCAAGAGCTGTTACTCCTAAACCTCAGCATCTCAGCACGGCTATACTTCTACAGCATTTCAGGTTCATGCCTTTTATGTTGCTGCTTAAAAATTTAAAGGCCATTTCACACTCGTACTAGCATGAAGGAAATTTAAGTAATTGTATGCAAGTTGTTTGCCCTTGCCTTTGAAACACTGGATTATAACTGAAATATTCaacatgcacacagacacacacaaaggaaTATTACCTGTGTCAAACTCCAAGGCACTCCTGTGGACAGCACAGCCGTGTGGACATCTTCAGTTTGCAGTGCAAAGCTCCGTTCTGCTGCAGTAGTTGCTGCGACTGGAAGCTTTGTTCTATTCTGACTGGGAGTGGAAGTGGAAGTAGGAGCTGGGTTATCAGTCCAGTCCCAGAAACCCACTGAAGAGCTGGGGTTTGATGGGCTGCTAGCAGACCTAGAAAACGTCTCAGCAACAAGAGTGCTGTCCCCATGCGATCCTGCTCTTAGAAAATCATCTCCTGTCTTCTCCGCTGTAGACATTTCTGGGGCCACTGTCCCTTCTATGGAATCTCTTTGTCCCATTTCTGCTCCTGCTATGGGCTTTtgcctctcccctcttgtggtttccactTCTTTTACATCGGCTCCCACTGTACCTATTGTTGCTATGGGTTCTCTGAGTCCCACCCCTCCTCTTACTGTACCTTCTGAAGAAACCTCGACAGGGACCTCTGAGACAAGCTGAGGTGCTTTCGGAGTGGCTGACAAAATGGAGGACAGAGGCAAGAGGCTGGGTCCCATACTGCTCCCTAGATCAAAGCCTGAGGAAACATGTTCAGGAGCAGATTCTTCCTCTTGCCTGTCTGCAGCTGTTTCAGTCACTGGACCCATTCTGCTGGTTGTTGTGGAGAAAAGAATTGAGAACAATGAGTCCTGGCTAGGTGCTTCAGGAAAAGCGTCTGGTGTTTGGCTGCTCTGAGGAGGTCCCCTTGACTGGTTTATAGGAAGTaatccttcctcttcctcaagGACACTGGTGGAAGGAGCTTCAGAGTCAGGTTCAAGGGAATCAGATGGATGATGGAGAGTGGATGTTTCCCAAGGATTTTTAGCTTGTGTCCCATTTCGTTTAGGCAGGGCCTTCTGGGAGGCTAGTGGAAAACTGTAATctaaagagaggaggagaagaggttTCATGAACAAACAATCCAGGAAGACTGGGAAATAGGAAACACACTCCTGAAATCTTCTTCTACCTTATATGACACTGCATAGATGTCTGGTTAGCAACCAATTATTTTAGTTGATCTACCATCCTTATTCACCTGAAATTTTCCTTCTGTCTCAAAAGACTTCACCAATTTTCTCTTGCAGCTCCTTCAAGCTGAACTTCCCCAGGCAGCTTTATTCTCTCAGTTTACTTCAAATTGCTTGTCAAAACCCATTTTCCCAGCAAAGCTACACAATGCTTAAAATCTTACATTCCCATGTAGATGGTACATGCAAATTTCATTCACCCGCATTAGAAACATTCATTCTTTCCCCCTTgacatttttcttctttgttcaAAACACTCTCCAGAGTATGAAAAAAAAACTCCATTTATGAAGCACAATGTACATTGGTCATAAACCCTTAAAAATGATTCATTGCCAATCATTCATGCTCAACAGGCTGAGTATCTAAATATAGACAttgattattttgttttatttatttattactcacCTTCACCCTACAGTGAAATAAATATTCCATAGTCAGTTTAATTGCTCACTGGACACAACTTTTATTGATTATGGTAATAATCCAGGTGGTATAGCTTAGGTCAAGTATCCAGTTTTTGGACAGCCCAACTGCTGGATGATGAATCCCTCCCCAGCCCAGAGGCTGGGGGAATAAGAAGAGAGTTATATAGGCATCAGGGACCCACCCTGGCACAGGCCCCTGCCCACAACCTGTGTGCCTATTGATAACCCTCACTCAGTCCCATGAGCTTGAGCTTAGTCTTTGGAGCAACCCCACCTAAGATCCCCTATGTGGTTCCTCCATTTGACTACAGATCCTGCCCAAGTCACCTCCCTTTCCAACAAATAAAGTTATGGCGAAAGCTTATACTCAACTTACATAGCTCTACAATGAGGGTGAAAACCTCACTACATGACCGCCAAGTTTTGCAAAAAGTAAAGTTCCTGTCGACCAGTGGGCAAAAGAAGAAGCTTTTCACCCCAGCAACCATCCAAAGCCTTGTCACCCATGACTAGCTCCAGCCAGGCAACCCCTTGCAGTGCCCACATTGGCTCCTTCTCCCAATTGCACACATAGAAGAAGCAAGTCCATTGTGAAAGGGTGATGAGTAAGGGGGGGTGGGTTGCATTTAATCAACGTACCTAATCCCTGATGCACAGCCAATGTTGATATACTATAAGTTCACACAGAAGATACAGAGAATCTCAGATGGCACTACATACTCATGGCGAAGGAACTCTGACACCATGGCGAATCccacagcatctctctctctctctctctctctctctctcacacacacacacacacacacacacacactcccctcaGCACTACTTTCCGCATTCCAATTTTATGGAATTTTAGGAGGGTAGGGTTTCTCCCCCAATCAAGTTGAATGCACATAGCCCAAGTgaataagaaaaaagaagaagtgatgcAGCCAAACAGCTGCTCAAAGGGCAGCAGGGGGCTTGATTTAGTTTCCCCAACAACAGCTGATCAGCACTATCACTAAGTATCTGACCTGGGCTTAAGTgcacatgttgctggactgctGCCATGATGTCCAATTCATATCCCATAATTCTGGGGTGTTGTTGTGTGGCAGTGAATACCACCTCTCTGGATAAAAAGATATGCACTCTGTAACAACATCATAATTAATACAAATGCTGCTGACTTGTGTTTATTGTGAATGCAGCTTTAGATACCTTAGAAGAGAATGGTTTCTATTCTGTTGGCTCCTATTTGTGGTCATTTGATCTCTCTAGACTATGTTAATATGCTGTATCTCTGCTGTTCTATTTGCAAACTCTAAACCAGCTTTAGTATCATATTTTGCCTTAAAAGCAGCTCCATTTGCACCAGAATCAAAATGTGTCGCGTAAACACAACCTACCTTTGGGGTGTTTCAACATTTCGTTTAGTGCAAGCTACTGTCTTCACTTCAGTGCTGTTCACATGCCATACTTCCTTTTTCCCCTCAACGAGCTACACAGCTCACAGCATGTTAGTTTAGTCCTCTGAGCTGGCGGGCACACACACAAGCCTGCTGCTTTATCCAAGGCTGCCCCTGCCAGTCTTCATTCAGATGGCCTACTAACTTCAGATGAAAATCTTAATCCAAACGGTGCTGGCCAGAGCACAGATGCGATTCATGAAGTAACTATCCTAAGTCTGAGCCACAGATCATGAACTGAATATTATATGCTCTCCCTAAGGAAATGATgtatggatccaaactacaagaaagaagattccacctaaacattaggaagaacttcctgacagtaagagctgttcgacagtagaatttgctgccaaggagtgtggtggagtctccttctttggaggtctttaagcagaggcttgacaaccatatgtcaggagtgctctgatggtgtttcctgcttggcagggggttggactcgatggcccttgtggtctattccaactctatgattctgtgatgtaCTCTGTTTTAAGGTCCTCAGGATGGACATTGGATAGCTTGCTGGAAAAAACCAAAGCATAACCTGTCCCCAGTGGGAAGGAAAGCCCTGCCTAAGGTAATGCAAAGACAATGATTTAAAGGGTAGGTGAAAGGAGattttgcttgtgttcctttttgCAACTCGTAATACATTTTATCTTTGAGTGAATGGAGATACTAAAACAAATGCATAAAGGGCAAAACAGGCTACCAGTTATTAGATCAATTAGATCATAAGAGGAAAATTCACAAGGTACGACCAGCCATTTTTTGCTTCCTAATCTTCCTTAATAATTTAAATATAAGAGGCACAAAACAGTGTCCCAATCTAATACCACTAAAGCCAAgagtttatttctttaaaaagggaaaagccAGCCATACGTATATTATGGCAACCAAGCAGCCACCTGGAACCCGCCAAGAAACACTTCAGTGTAAAGTCTGTTCCATACAGGAGCTAAAAGGTGTTCAGAATCTGGTAAAAATGCAAACAACTGATCATAAATTGAAGTGTGGAAGTGATTCATGCTGGTAATCTCCTTGCCCAGCATGAGAATTAGGACAAAGGAAGCACTTTTTCCCCACACAGTGCATCATTAATTTATGGAAGTCACTGCGCAAACACATAATGATAGtcctagcttagatggctttaaaaagggattagacaaagtcatggaggataGGCTATTCACGGCTATGAGTCACAATGACTATTGCAATCTTTAGGTTCAGAGGCATACTGATGGTGAGCAACAACAGGAGTGGGTTGGTGCCTTAATgttctgcttctgggctttcCAGAGGTACTTAGTTTCACACTGTGGgaacctttggtctgatgcaaGAGTTCTCCTATGGTCAAGCTCCACCTATTTTGTCTGCAGTCGATACAAAGACTGCCCACATGGTAGTGCTAATctaataattattttttcctAACCACCCATGTATATCTGTGGGTAAGTTTaaatcaaacaaaccaacaacaacaacaac is from Podarcis muralis chromosome 2, rPodMur119.hap1.1, whole genome shotgun sequence and encodes:
- the PODXL2 gene encoding podocalyxin-like protein 2; protein product: MPPFFPRWAPRLLLLACGSLCIYCAVSEDPGTEGLTSTSFVDFSAMSHLESLDTSKQPNLEVSEPDLVPNALLASPGSGFSSEENEDSKILQTQYIWDDGGDINDSSLYVGQSSDYSFPLASQKALPKRNGTQAKNPWETSTLHHPSDSLEPDSEAPSTSVLEEEEGLLPINQSRGPPQSSQTPDAFPEAPSQDSLFSILFSTTTSRMGPVTETAADRQEEESAPEHVSSGFDLGSSMGPSLLPLSSILSATPKAPQLVSEVPVEVSSEGTVRGGVGLREPIATIGTVGADVKEVETTRGERQKPIAGAEMGQRDSIEGTVAPEMSTAEKTGDDFLRAGSHGDSTLVAETFSRSASSPSNPSSSVGFWDWTDNPAPTSTSTPSQNRTKLPVAATTAAERSFALQTEDVHTAVLSTGVPWSLTQVTCKDWSNLAGKNYIILNMSDNIDCEDFRVERGLQLLALVDDAFSRYENGLQGQWLISLSKPNENDKHLLMTLAGEHGVVPTNDVLLALGDMRRSLAEIGIQNYTTTSSCQSRPSQTHSDYGKLFVVLVIIGSICVIIIITGLIYNCWQRRLPKMKNMSHGEELRFVENGCHDNPTLDVASDSQSEMQEKKPSVNGGGAVNGPESWDVLINKRAGEEGDVFEEDTHL